The proteins below are encoded in one region of Candidatus Polarisedimenticolaceae bacterium:
- a CDS encoding M23 family metallopeptidase — MSRKFYTIFILPNAQARFRKLHVSRNFLVTVAAIAAFVVGLSVLSPHLLLRARAQGERLALLQAENTKLRQDNERFEASLARIGDQVSAIESAAGRIAKVVGIDQLPFTRPTGGSNSTLPPDATERAMLEEELDALRQRTASLDESISEIHAAVEARLRQLASTPSIRPVEGWFSDSYGWRNDPFDGSREFHRGLDIVAASGTPVRAAADGLVTVAGRQAGYGKVVHLSHGSGLSTRYGHLSEVLVRPGQRVKQGDVVGRVGSTGRSTGPHLHYEVLRAGRQVNPRKYLDVPAFGG, encoded by the coding sequence ATGTCCCGGAAGTTCTACACGATCTTCATCTTGCCCAATGCCCAGGCACGCTTCCGAAAACTCCACGTCTCGCGCAACTTCCTCGTGACCGTCGCCGCCATCGCCGCGTTCGTCGTCGGGCTGAGCGTCCTCTCGCCGCATCTGCTCCTCCGAGCTCGCGCTCAAGGGGAGCGCCTGGCGCTCCTTCAGGCCGAAAACACCAAGCTCCGGCAGGACAACGAGCGTTTCGAGGCTTCGCTCGCGCGGATCGGCGACCAGGTGAGCGCGATCGAGTCGGCCGCCGGCCGGATCGCGAAGGTCGTCGGCATCGACCAGCTCCCGTTCACCCGCCCCACGGGCGGCTCGAACTCGACGCTCCCGCCGGACGCCACCGAGCGCGCGATGCTCGAGGAGGAGCTCGACGCGCTCCGCCAGCGCACGGCCTCGCTCGACGAGTCGATCTCCGAGATCCACGCGGCCGTCGAAGCGCGGCTGCGCCAGCTCGCGTCCACTCCGAGCATCCGCCCCGTCGAAGGCTGGTTCTCCGACTCCTACGGCTGGCGGAACGACCCCTTCGACGGCAGCCGCGAGTTCCACCGCGGCCTGGACATCGTGGCGGCGTCGGGAACCCCCGTGCGGGCCGCAGCCGACGGTCTCGTCACCGTCGCCGGACGCCAGGCGGGGTACGGGAAAGTGGTGCACCTGTCGCACGGCTCCGGCCTCTCGACGCGTTACGGACACCTCAGCGAGGTGCTCGTCCGGCCCGGCCAGAGGGTGAAGCAGGGGGACGTCGTCGGTCGGGTCGGCTCCACCGGGCGCTCGACCGGCCCCCACCTGCACTACGAGGTGCTCCGGGCGGGTCGCCAGGTGAACCCGCGCAAGTACCTCGACGTCCCCGCCTTCGGAGGCTGA
- a CDS encoding phosphoribosylaminoimidazolesuccinocarboxamide synthase: MSAIPSTVYRTELPGIPLVGRGKVRDIFDLGDRLLFVASDRLSAFDVVFPTPIPDKGKVLNQLSAFWFERFASWMPNHVVETDVSRFPEALLPFAGLLAGRSMVVRKLRMLPVECVARGYLAGSGWKEYREHGTVCGIPLPPGLREADRLPEPIFTPATKAETGHDVNIPYADVVALLGEALASRIRDATLRVYGEAAAHARERGVIIADTKFEFGLDGDRLVLADEVLTPDSSRYWPVAGYAPGGSPPSLDKQFIRDWLESIGWAKTPPAPPLPLEIVEGATRRYREIFRILAAKELDES, from the coding sequence ATGAGCGCGATCCCCTCGACCGTCTACCGGACCGAGCTTCCCGGCATTCCGCTCGTCGGGCGGGGGAAGGTCCGCGACATCTTCGATCTTGGCGACCGGCTGCTGTTCGTGGCGAGCGACCGGTTGTCGGCCTTCGACGTGGTCTTCCCGACGCCGATCCCGGACAAGGGCAAGGTGCTCAACCAGCTCTCGGCTTTCTGGTTCGAGCGTTTCGCGTCCTGGATGCCGAACCACGTGGTCGAGACGGACGTGTCGCGATTCCCGGAAGCGCTGCTCCCGTTCGCGGGGCTGCTGGCCGGTCGCTCGATGGTCGTGCGCAAGCTGAGGATGCTCCCGGTGGAGTGCGTGGCGCGCGGGTACCTCGCCGGGTCGGGGTGGAAGGAGTACCGGGAGCACGGAACCGTCTGCGGCATCCCTCTCCCCCCAGGACTCCGCGAGGCGGACCGGCTCCCCGAGCCGATCTTCACCCCGGCGACGAAGGCGGAGACGGGGCACGACGTCAACATCCCCTATGCCGATGTCGTGGCGCTGCTCGGGGAAGCCCTGGCGTCCCGCATTCGCGACGCGACCCTGCGCGTGTACGGAGAGGCCGCCGCCCACGCCCGGGAGCGGGGAGTGATCATCGCCGACACGAAGTTCGAGTTCGGCCTCGACGGCGACCGGCTCGTCCTCGCCGACGAGGTGCTGACCCCGGACTCCTCCAGGTATTGGCCGGTGGCGGGGTACGCTCCGGGTGGTTCGCCCCCATCGCTCGACAAGCAGTTCATTCGTGACTGGCTCGAGTCGATCGGCTGGGCGAAGACCCCTCCGGCCCCACCGCTCCCCCTGGAGATCGTGGAGGGGGCGACCCGTCGATACCGCGAGATCTTCCGCATCCTCGCGGCGAAGGAGCTCGACGAAAGTTGA
- a CDS encoding diacylglycerol kinase family protein produces the protein MPGFRGRRVLVIANPAAGLRRGRDAGGDAARGAGRAGGRCELVRTGAPGDARVMAARAAAEGFDLVIAAGGDGTAHEAANGLAGTATALGVAPAGTMNLLARVLGLPIDAAAAAEWTVGSGTTREVVPGDAEGRLFLLMAGAGFDAWVLRELLGRVRGKIRFRDYATGAVRGLLGFPFPRLAVAADGAALPAHSVVVGRAPLYGGFLRPTPGAELGSARFQVCGLDGGAVGLARSLAAMWSGSHGDLPGARLRFASHVAIAAERDDLPYQLDGELAGTLPIHLTLSDRRLLLAGGGRSPR, from the coding sequence GTGCCGGGATTCCGCGGCCGGCGCGTGCTCGTGATCGCCAACCCCGCGGCGGGGCTCAGGCGCGGCCGCGACGCGGGAGGCGACGCCGCCCGGGGCGCCGGGCGGGCGGGCGGACGGTGCGAGCTGGTTCGCACGGGAGCGCCCGGGGACGCGCGCGTGATGGCGGCGCGCGCGGCGGCGGAAGGATTCGACCTCGTGATCGCCGCCGGGGGCGACGGAACGGCGCACGAGGCCGCGAACGGGCTCGCGGGAACCGCCACGGCGCTGGGGGTGGCGCCGGCCGGGACGATGAACCTGCTCGCGCGCGTGCTGGGACTGCCCATCGACGCGGCGGCGGCGGCGGAGTGGACGGTAGGCTCCGGGACGACCCGCGAGGTCGTTCCCGGGGATGCGGAGGGCCGCTTGTTCTTGCTCATGGCGGGAGCGGGATTCGATGCGTGGGTCCTGCGCGAGCTGCTCGGGCGGGTGCGCGGGAAGATCCGCTTCCGCGATTACGCGACGGGGGCGGTCCGCGGCCTGTTGGGTTTCCCGTTCCCTCGCCTCGCGGTCGCGGCCGACGGCGCGGCCCTCCCGGCGCACTCCGTCGTCGTCGGGCGCGCCCCGCTGTACGGGGGATTCCTGCGCCCGACTCCCGGCGCGGAGCTCGGGTCGGCGCGTTTCCAGGTCTGCGGGCTCGACGGCGGCGCGGTCGGGCTCGCGCGCTCTCTGGCGGCCATGTGGAGCGGCTCGCACGGCGACCTTCCGGGCGCGCGGCTGAGGTTCGCGTCGCACGTCGCCATCGCGGCCGAGCGCGACGACCTCCCGTACCAGCTCGACGGCGAGCTGGCCGGGACGCTCCCGATCCATCTCACCCTGTCCGATCGACGCCTCCTCCTCGCGGGAGGCGGCCGGAGTCCAAGATGA
- a CDS encoding dihydroorotase, with product MKLLLRNGRVVDPASGHDGVADVLIEDGRIAKVGGAIPDSGATVHDLEGLVVCPGFLDMHVHLREPGQEWKETVESGTRAAAAGGFTGVACMPNTEPPNDSRAVTELILAQARDHGVVPVYPIGCVTKGQKGLELAEMGDMAAAGARGFSDDGKPVVSSQLMRKALEYAQIFDLPVIDHCEDPSLVAGGQVHEGEVSTRLGLRGWPGVAEDVMVQRDILLAEYTGGHVHIAHMSTAKSAAFVRRGKAEGVRVTCEVTPHHLVLTHEAVLEYDTNAKMNPPLRAPRDREGLLEAIADGTVDAIATDHAPHHHDEKCVEFSHAPFGIVGLETAVSIGLDRLVHAGVIPLRRFVELFTTGPARVLRLDRGTLAKGAPADLTILDLGRTVTIDPKDFRSKSANTPFASWTLKGAPVMTIVAGRVLHDAR from the coding sequence GTGAAGCTGCTGCTTAGGAACGGACGCGTGGTCGATCCCGCGTCGGGGCACGACGGCGTCGCCGACGTCCTGATCGAGGACGGCCGCATCGCGAAGGTGGGCGGGGCCATTCCCGATTCCGGGGCCACCGTCCACGACCTCGAGGGACTCGTCGTCTGCCCCGGTTTTCTCGACATGCACGTGCACCTGCGCGAGCCCGGCCAGGAGTGGAAGGAGACGGTCGAGAGCGGGACGCGCGCCGCGGCGGCCGGCGGCTTCACCGGCGTGGCGTGCATGCCCAACACCGAGCCCCCCAACGACTCGCGGGCGGTGACCGAGCTGATCCTCGCGCAGGCGCGCGACCACGGCGTGGTTCCGGTCTACCCGATCGGCTGCGTGACCAAGGGGCAGAAGGGGCTCGAGCTCGCCGAGATGGGGGACATGGCCGCGGCGGGCGCCCGCGGGTTCTCCGACGACGGCAAGCCGGTCGTGTCGAGCCAGCTGATGCGCAAGGCGCTCGAATACGCGCAGATCTTCGACCTTCCGGTGATCGACCACTGCGAGGATCCGTCGCTCGTGGCGGGCGGTCAGGTGCACGAAGGCGAGGTCTCCACGCGGCTGGGGCTGCGCGGCTGGCCGGGCGTCGCCGAGGACGTCATGGTGCAGCGCGACATCCTCCTGGCCGAATACACCGGCGGCCACGTGCACATCGCCCACATGTCGACGGCGAAGTCGGCTGCGTTCGTCCGCCGCGGCAAGGCCGAAGGGGTCCGCGTGACCTGCGAGGTCACCCCGCACCATCTCGTGCTCACCCACGAGGCGGTCCTCGAATACGACACCAACGCGAAGATGAACCCGCCGCTGCGCGCGCCGCGCGACCGCGAAGGGCTGCTCGAGGCGATCGCCGACGGCACGGTGGACGCGATCGCGACCGACCACGCCCCGCATCACCACGACGAGAAGTGCGTGGAGTTCTCCCACGCCCCCTTCGGGATCGTGGGGCTCGAGACCGCGGTCTCGATCGGCCTCGACCGCCTGGTGCACGCCGGCGTGATCCCGCTGCGGCGTTTCGTCGAGTTGTTCACGACCGGCCCCGCCCGGGTCCTGCGCCTGGACCGCGGGACGCTCGCGAAGGGGGCGCCGGCCGACCTCACGATCCTCGACCTCGGGCGGACGGTCACGATCGATCCCAAGGACTTCCGCTCGAAGAGCGCCAACACCCCCTTCGCGTCGTGGACGCTGAAGGGAGCGCCGGTGATGACGATCGTCGCCGGTCGCGTCCTCCACGACGCCCGCTGA
- a CDS encoding aspartate carbamoyltransferase catalytic subunit, translating to MRLKGRHLLGIEPLDAEEIALVLDTAEGFAAVSEREIKKVPTLRGKTVVNFFVEPSTRTRSSFELAEKRLSADSLNFSTSTSSLVKGETLLDTARNLEAMQPDFIVMRHSEAGAPHFLAGHCRASIVNAGDGAHEHPTQALLDAFTIRKHKGRLAGLRIAIIGDILHSRVARSNANLLRKVGADVVLCGPPTLMPRDASTFGCEVTHRMDAAVEGADVVMMLRIQLERMQSGFFPTLREYAALYGLDATRLKRAKPDAIVMHPGPINRGVEIMGDVADGAASVILDQVTNGVAVRMAVLYLLAGGGGSEAAA from the coding sequence ATGAGGCTCAAGGGGCGCCACCTGCTGGGGATCGAACCGCTCGACGCGGAGGAGATCGCCCTCGTCCTCGACACCGCCGAGGGGTTCGCCGCGGTCTCCGAGCGCGAGATCAAGAAGGTCCCCACCCTTCGCGGGAAGACGGTCGTCAACTTCTTCGTCGAGCCCTCGACCCGGACGCGGTCGTCGTTCGAGCTGGCCGAGAAACGCCTGAGCGCCGACTCGCTGAACTTCTCCACGTCGACGTCGAGCCTCGTGAAGGGCGAGACGCTGCTCGACACCGCCCGGAACCTCGAGGCGATGCAGCCCGACTTCATCGTGATGCGGCACTCGGAAGCGGGGGCGCCGCACTTCCTGGCAGGGCATTGCCGGGCCTCGATCGTCAACGCCGGGGACGGCGCCCACGAGCACCCCACGCAGGCGCTGCTCGACGCCTTCACGATCCGCAAGCACAAGGGGAGGCTCGCCGGGCTCCGCATCGCGATCATCGGCGACATCCTGCACAGCCGCGTCGCGCGCTCGAACGCCAATCTGCTTCGGAAGGTCGGCGCGGACGTCGTGTTGTGCGGGCCGCCGACGCTGATGCCGCGCGACGCCTCGACCTTCGGCTGCGAGGTGACCCACCGCATGGACGCGGCGGTGGAAGGGGCCGACGTCGTGATGATGCTCCGGATCCAGCTGGAGCGGATGCAGAGCGGGTTCTTCCCGACGCTCCGCGAGTACGCGGCGCTGTACGGGCTCGACGCGACGCGACTCAAGCGCGCGAAGCCGGACGCGATCGTCATGCACCCGGGGCCGATCAACCGCGGCGTCGAGATCATGGGCGACGTCGCCGACGGCGCCGCCTCGGTGATCCTCGACCAGGTGACGAACGGGGTGGCCGTGCGGATGGCGGTCCTGTACCTGCTGGCCGGAGGAGGCGGAAGTGAAGCTGCTGCTTAG
- the pyrR gene encoding bifunctional pyr operon transcriptional regulator/uracil phosphoribosyltransferase PyrR, whose product MNVPPDRVVLLDATAFDRTLSRIAHEILERNKTLAGLGLVGVQTRGVPIARRLAGKLAGLEGGSPPPVGVLDINLYRDDLERIGYHPVIGRTEIPFDLDGKVVVLVDDVLYTGRTVRAALDGIMDLGRPSWIQLAVLVDRGHRELPIKADFVGKNVPTSRTEDVKVRLREVDGADEVVLVRGGEVKA is encoded by the coding sequence ATGAACGTCCCGCCCGACCGCGTCGTCCTGCTCGACGCGACCGCATTCGACCGAACCCTCAGCCGCATCGCGCACGAGATCCTCGAGCGCAACAAGACCCTCGCGGGGCTCGGCCTCGTCGGGGTCCAGACCCGCGGCGTGCCGATCGCGCGCCGCCTCGCCGGAAAACTCGCCGGGCTCGAAGGCGGCTCCCCGCCGCCGGTCGGCGTGCTGGACATCAACCTCTACCGCGACGACCTCGAACGCATCGGGTATCACCCGGTGATCGGCCGCACGGAGATCCCCTTCGATCTCGACGGAAAGGTCGTCGTGCTCGTGGACGACGTGCTCTACACCGGACGCACGGTCCGGGCCGCGCTCGACGGGATCATGGATCTCGGGCGCCCGAGCTGGATCCAGCTCGCCGTCCTCGTCGACCGCGGCCACCGGGAGCTCCCGATCAAGGCCGATTTCGTCGGCAAGAACGTCCCGACCTCCCGGACGGAGGACGTGAAGGTGCGGCTGCGGGAGGTCGACGGTGCGGACGAGGTCGTGCTCGTGCGCGGGGGCGAGGTGAAGGCATGA
- a CDS encoding dihydroorotate dehydrogenase electron transfer subunit → MPLDFDAPVRRNVDLGHGNFLIEFDAPEEIRTGMRPGQFFMIGIPGTEVLLRRPFSVCGLPGTFVGAGGDAVQVLYRVYGRATGLMAQLKPGAHLQVLGPLGNGFEPPADAGATPVFVAGGIGSAAFPCFATRLAAAGRRPVLLYGARSKGDLPLLDWFEGHCARTVVATDDGSLGRKGLVTAALEELLAEEGPRPHLYACGPTPMLKAVAKIAIAANVPCDLALEAPMACGFGVCLGCVVPCHDGGGGVRYDRCCVEGPVMPASRLAW, encoded by the coding sequence ATGCCCCTCGATTTCGACGCCCCCGTCCGACGCAACGTGGACCTCGGCCACGGCAATTTCCTGATCGAGTTCGACGCGCCCGAGGAGATCCGCACCGGGATGCGTCCGGGCCAGTTCTTCATGATCGGGATCCCCGGGACCGAGGTGCTGCTCCGCCGGCCATTCAGCGTGTGCGGCCTGCCGGGGACCTTCGTCGGCGCCGGCGGCGACGCGGTCCAGGTCCTCTACCGCGTCTACGGGCGCGCGACGGGACTGATGGCGCAGCTCAAGCCCGGCGCACACCTCCAGGTGCTCGGCCCGCTCGGGAACGGATTCGAGCCCCCCGCCGACGCCGGCGCGACCCCCGTGTTCGTGGCGGGCGGGATCGGCTCCGCCGCCTTCCCCTGCTTCGCGACGCGGCTCGCGGCGGCGGGTCGCAGGCCGGTGCTCCTTTACGGCGCCCGCTCGAAAGGAGACCTTCCGCTCCTCGACTGGTTCGAGGGGCACTGCGCGCGGACCGTCGTCGCGACCGACGACGGGAGCCTGGGCCGGAAGGGGCTCGTCACGGCGGCGCTCGAGGAACTGCTCGCCGAGGAAGGCCCGCGGCCGCACCTCTACGCGTGCGGCCCCACGCCGATGCTCAAGGCGGTCGCGAAGATCGCGATCGCGGCGAACGTCCCCTGCGATCTCGCGCTCGAGGCCCCGATGGCGTGCGGCTTCGGCGTGTGCCTCGGTTGCGTCGTCCCGTGCCACGACGGCGGAGGCGGGGTGCGGTACGACCGATGCTGCGTGGAGGGACCGGTCATGCCGGCGTCGAGGCTCGCATGGTGA
- a CDS encoding dihydroorotate dehydrogenase: MVTPDLSVEVGAVRLRNPVLTASGTFGYGLEFLPYLDLARLGGLVTKGLSPRPRTGNPPERIVETPSGMLNAIGLQNVGVDAFLAEKLPRLREHDTVVVANVFGETEAEYVEVCRKLDDAPGVHAIELNVSCPNVEAGGMIFGNDPAALAKVTRTVRKATKLPLWVKLSPNVGDIRDTARAAESEGADALSLVNTFVGMVVDVEKRRPVLANASGGLSGPAIRPLAVWMTWQVRQAVRIPIVGMGGILTARDALEFILAGATAVQVGTANFVRPAAAVEVAEGLEHWLASHGVATVRELVGTLRREAHPGKR; encoded by the coding sequence ATGGTGACCCCCGATCTTTCCGTCGAGGTCGGGGCGGTCCGCCTGCGCAACCCCGTGCTGACCGCGTCGGGGACGTTCGGCTACGGCCTCGAGTTCCTTCCCTACCTCGACCTCGCGCGCCTGGGCGGCCTCGTCACGAAGGGCCTTTCGCCCAGGCCCCGCACCGGCAATCCCCCGGAGCGGATCGTCGAGACCCCGTCGGGGATGCTCAACGCGATCGGCCTCCAGAACGTCGGCGTCGACGCCTTCCTCGCCGAGAAGCTTCCCAGGCTGCGCGAGCACGACACCGTGGTCGTCGCGAATGTCTTCGGCGAGACCGAAGCCGAATACGTCGAGGTCTGCCGCAAGCTCGACGACGCGCCGGGCGTGCACGCGATCGAGCTCAACGTCTCGTGCCCCAACGTCGAAGCCGGCGGGATGATCTTCGGGAACGACCCCGCCGCGCTCGCGAAGGTCACCCGTACCGTCCGCAAGGCGACGAAGCTCCCGCTCTGGGTGAAGCTCTCCCCCAACGTCGGCGACATCCGCGACACGGCGCGCGCGGCGGAGTCGGAGGGAGCGGACGCCCTGTCGCTCGTGAACACCTTCGTCGGGATGGTCGTGGACGTCGAGAAGCGCCGCCCGGTCCTCGCGAACGCGAGCGGAGGGCTCTCGGGGCCCGCGATCCGGCCGCTCGCCGTGTGGATGACCTGGCAGGTGCGCCAGGCGGTGCGGATCCCGATCGTCGGCATGGGCGGCATCCTCACCGCCCGCGACGCGCTGGAGTTCATCCTCGCGGGTGCGACCGCGGTCCAGGTCGGCACGGCCAACTTCGTCAGGCCCGCCGCCGCGGTCGAGGTCGCCGAGGGGCTCGAGCACTGGCTCGCGTCGCACGGCGTCGCGACGGTCCGGGAGCTCGTCGGCACGTTGCGCCGCGAGGCGCATCCGGGGAAGCGATGA
- the pyrF gene encoding orotidine-5'-phosphate decarboxylase, protein MKARERIFVAIDTPDPARARALARALTGRVGGFKVGLEAFVANGPALVEEIRAIGLPVFLDLKLHDIPNTVAGAAAAAGRLGVAFLTVHALGAASMIRRAVEASAEGAESAGHPAPCVLAVTVLTSHDDLSLASVGVAGPCLPAVERLAAVAREARAGGLVCSPLEIVRARAIFPSATLVVPGIRPATSGARPADDQARIAAPGEAVAWGADRIVVGRPITGAADPAAAADAIAADIEATGPA, encoded by the coding sequence ATGAAGGCCCGCGAGCGGATCTTCGTCGCGATCGACACGCCGGACCCGGCCCGCGCGAGGGCGCTCGCACGCGCGTTGACCGGGCGTGTCGGGGGCTTCAAGGTGGGCCTCGAGGCGTTCGTCGCGAACGGTCCGGCGCTCGTCGAGGAGATCCGCGCGATCGGGCTGCCGGTCTTCCTCGACCTGAAACTCCACGACATTCCGAACACCGTCGCCGGGGCGGCGGCGGCGGCGGGGCGGCTGGGCGTGGCGTTCCTCACGGTCCACGCGCTCGGCGCCGCGTCGATGATCCGGCGCGCCGTCGAAGCCTCCGCGGAGGGCGCCGAATCGGCCGGGCATCCGGCCCCGTGCGTGCTCGCGGTGACCGTGCTCACGAGCCACGACGACCTCAGTCTCGCGTCCGTGGGCGTCGCCGGCCCGTGCCTTCCGGCGGTGGAGCGTCTCGCCGCGGTCGCGCGCGAGGCGCGTGCGGGAGGGCTCGTGTGCTCCCCGCTCGAGATCGTCCGAGCGCGCGCGATCTTCCCCTCGGCCACGCTCGTCGTACCGGGAATCCGCCCCGCGACCTCCGGCGCGCGCCCCGCCGACGATCAGGCGCGGATCGCCGCTCCCGGCGAGGCCGTGGCGTGGGGCGCCGACCGGATCGTCGTCGGGCGGCCGATCACCGGCGCGGCCGACCCCGCCGCGGCCGCCGATGCGATCGCGGCGGACATCGAGGCGACGGGCCCCGCGTGA
- a CDS encoding MBL fold metallo-hydrolase translates to MRATFLGTGTSTGVPVPTCTCAVCTSTDPRDRRLRPSVLLEWDAASVLIDTGTDLREQALTYRIERVDAILYTHAHADHIMGLDDLRMYNWKRGGPIPAYGSATTLGMLRRTFWYVFEEVEAGGGKPGLTLQEVERPFDLLGREVVPVPAMHGRLPVTGWRLGGFAYLTDVSGIPESSYPLLEGLDVLVLSALRRRPHPTHLTFEQSTAIAKRVGAKATWFTHLSHDVGHAEVEAGLPPGIRVARDGLVLEV, encoded by the coding sequence GTGAGGGCGACCTTCCTCGGAACCGGCACCTCCACGGGAGTCCCGGTCCCGACCTGTACCTGCGCGGTGTGCACCTCGACCGATCCGCGCGACCGACGCCTCCGGCCGTCCGTCCTGCTCGAATGGGACGCCGCATCCGTCCTGATCGACACGGGCACCGACCTGCGCGAGCAGGCGCTGACGTACCGGATCGAGCGCGTGGACGCGATCCTGTACACCCATGCCCACGCCGACCACATCATGGGTCTCGACGACCTTCGCATGTACAACTGGAAACGCGGCGGCCCGATCCCGGCCTACGGCTCGGCGACGACGCTCGGGATGCTCCGCCGGACCTTCTGGTACGTCTTCGAGGAGGTCGAAGCCGGCGGAGGCAAGCCCGGGCTCACCCTGCAGGAGGTCGAGCGGCCGTTCGATCTCCTCGGCCGCGAGGTCGTGCCCGTGCCCGCGATGCACGGCCGCCTTCCGGTCACCGGGTGGCGCCTGGGCGGGTTCGCGTATCTCACCGACGTCAGCGGCATCCCGGAATCGTCGTACCCGTTGCTCGAAGGCCTCGACGTGCTCGTGCTGAGCGCGCTTCGCCGCCGGCCGCACCCGACGCACCTCACCTTCGAGCAGTCGACCGCAATCGCGAAGCGCGTCGGCGCGAAGGCGACGTGGTTCACCCACCTGAGCCACGACGTCGGGCATGCGGAGGTCGAGGCCGGCCTTCCTCCCGGGATCCGCGTCGCGCGCGATGGACTTGTGCTCGAAGTCTGA